Proteins from a single region of Runella sp. SP2:
- a CDS encoding AraC family transcriptional regulator gives MVHLSEQTKNLLEGVNYRNNLLVVSSLKEFYHPIKSHGFAIKYVLNGVEHYTLNGQAYPVGAGNYLLSNNTSDGHVEIDKGEFVKGICINIVPELLADVVASCQRPDTAYPDANLGHFFSSHLFLEQQYSATNTRLGHLLRQLHTDFLQNDLLNSPIENDFFYTLSELIVADQIPVFKQLHSIPSLKPSTKKDLYRRLHRGKECIDALFQFPLAIETVATEACLSEYHFFRLFKQVFGQTPHQYLHQKRLNHAAQLLGREQASVTEAAIASGFADIHSFSKAFKKYFGVSPTNWLQKESF, from the coding sequence ATGGTTCATTTGTCGGAGCAAACCAAAAATCTATTGGAAGGAGTCAATTACCGCAACAATTTGCTGGTGGTTTCGTCATTGAAAGAATTTTACCATCCCATCAAATCACACGGTTTTGCCATTAAATACGTACTCAACGGAGTCGAGCATTATACCCTCAACGGGCAGGCGTATCCCGTGGGGGCGGGCAACTATTTGCTATCTAACAATACCAGCGATGGTCACGTAGAAATAGACAAAGGCGAATTTGTGAAAGGGATTTGCATCAATATCGTACCAGAATTATTGGCCGACGTCGTAGCCAGCTGCCAGCGACCAGATACTGCTTATCCCGACGCGAATTTAGGTCATTTTTTTAGCTCACATCTTTTTTTGGAGCAACAATACTCCGCCACCAACACCCGTTTAGGCCACCTATTACGGCAACTTCATACTGATTTTTTACAGAACGACTTATTAAATTCTCCCATTGAAAACGATTTTTTTTATACGCTTTCAGAGCTAATCGTTGCCGACCAAATACCTGTTTTTAAGCAACTTCATTCCATCCCCAGCCTTAAACCCTCCACAAAGAAAGACCTCTACCGCCGACTTCATCGGGGCAAAGAGTGCATCGACGCGCTTTTTCAATTTCCACTAGCCATCGAAACCGTCGCTACTGAGGCTTGTCTTTCAGAGTACCATTTTTTTCGTCTTTTTAAACAAGTTTTTGGCCAAACTCCCCACCAGTACCTCCACCAAAAACGACTCAATCATGCCGCTCAACTGCTTGGTCGTGAGCAAGCCTCGGTCACCGAAGCGGCGATTGCATCTGGCTTTGCCGACATCCATTCATTTAGCAAAGCCTTTAAAAAATACTTTGGCGTTTCCCCTACCAATTGGCTTCAAAAAGAAAGTTTCTAG
- a CDS encoding serine hydrolase, with translation MKKTILFLTLLASTAFAQQPTPDARFAGLDTLFARVLNEWKCAGFAVAVVEKDKIVYAKGFGYADIDSKRPVTEHTQFAAGSCTKPFTCAALGLLRAENKIDFNHSVREYLPQLSFYNEEMNKNITVRDLMCHRTGLPRHDQAWALFSTHSVDTLLKRVQYLEPNYGLREKWQYNNFMFAAQGKMVENLSGQSYRAFVRERIFQPLGMKDVTFSVDSMTLYNDRSLCYAVSEDDKIVPLDYFNLDVMSAVGGINTSVSEMAKWVMLWANNGIYKGKRILPAEYVREAISSQMVVRDAAPSASNPSLHFENYGLGWFLSSYRGHYRVEHGGNISGFSTNTCFFPTDGVGIVVFCNQAVSRVPSVVRNILADRMLGLPYKDWQSYLYTSDMAAKNAAKSAKSQMASLTKTNVKPAHPADEYEGYFQHKGYGTFEIVNRNDSLFAVFPLQQWYLRPYGHDVFDALPVDKSGKVASEGSVQRIVFNQNTEAEIASASIAFEPELIHPLEFTWSPKVKKLPKVVLQRYVGEYNLNGMAMKVGLNANEILYLSLPNQPTRELEALGKGKFRLKGLNGYSISFSQDAKEFLLTQPNGIFKALKKKA, from the coding sequence ATGAAGAAAACTATCCTATTTTTGACGCTTTTAGCAAGCACTGCCTTTGCCCAACAACCCACTCCCGACGCCCGTTTTGCAGGATTGGACACCCTTTTTGCCCGCGTCCTCAACGAATGGAAATGCGCAGGTTTTGCCGTGGCAGTGGTGGAAAAAGACAAAATCGTTTATGCCAAGGGCTTTGGGTACGCCGATATCGATTCCAAACGCCCCGTCACCGAACACACCCAATTTGCCGCAGGAAGTTGTACCAAACCCTTCACCTGCGCCGCTTTAGGCTTACTACGAGCCGAAAACAAAATAGACTTTAACCATTCTGTCCGCGAATATTTGCCTCAATTGTCGTTTTACAACGAGGAGATGAACAAAAACATCACCGTTCGCGACTTAATGTGCCACCGAACGGGTTTGCCCCGCCACGACCAAGCGTGGGCACTATTTTCCACCCATTCCGTTGATACTTTACTCAAACGGGTTCAGTATTTAGAGCCTAATTATGGGCTGCGCGAAAAATGGCAATACAACAACTTTATGTTTGCGGCACAAGGAAAAATGGTCGAAAACCTCTCTGGGCAATCTTATCGTGCCTTTGTGAGGGAACGAATTTTTCAACCTTTGGGAATGAAGGACGTTACTTTTTCGGTCGATAGCATGACGCTCTACAACGACCGTTCGTTGTGCTATGCCGTTTCGGAAGATGACAAAATCGTACCGTTAGATTATTTCAACCTAGATGTGATGTCGGCGGTGGGAGGCATCAACACCTCCGTCAGTGAGATGGCAAAGTGGGTCATGTTGTGGGCCAACAACGGTATTTACAAAGGCAAACGCATCCTTCCTGCCGAATACGTTCGCGAAGCCATCAGCTCACAAATGGTTGTGCGTGACGCTGCTCCATCGGCCAGCAACCCGTCATTGCACTTTGAAAATTACGGTCTTGGCTGGTTTTTATCCTCCTATCGGGGGCATTATCGGGTAGAACACGGCGGAAACATTTCGGGTTTTTCGACCAATACCTGTTTCTTTCCCACCGACGGCGTAGGCATTGTGGTTTTCTGCAACCAAGCAGTGTCGCGGGTTCCGTCCGTAGTTCGGAATATTCTCGCCGACCGAATGCTCGGTCTTCCTTATAAAGATTGGCAAAGCTACCTCTACACCTCCGATATGGCGGCTAAAAACGCTGCCAAGAGTGCCAAGAGCCAAATGGCGAGCTTGACCAAAACCAACGTCAAGCCCGCGCATCCAGCAGATGAATACGAGGGTTACTTCCAACACAAAGGGTACGGAACGTTTGAAATTGTAAACCGTAACGACTCGCTCTTTGCCGTTTTTCCGTTACAACAATGGTATTTACGTCCCTATGGACACGACGTTTTTGATGCTTTGCCCGTCGATAAAAGCGGAAAAGTGGCGTCCGAAGGTAGTGTTCAGCGAATTGTATTTAACCAAAATACTGAGGCCGAAATAGCCAGTGCCTCCATCGCTTTTGAACCTGAATTGATTCATCCGCTGGAATTTACGTGGTCGCCTAAAGTCAAAAAATTACCCAAAGTTGTCCTTCAACGCTACGTAGGCGAGTATAATCTCAATGGTATGGCCATGAAAGTGGGCCTCAATGCCAACGAAATTTTGTACTTATCGCTCCCTAACCAGCCTACCCGCGAATTAGAAGCGCTCGGTAAAGGGAAATTTCGGCTAAAGGGGTTGAACGGTTATTCGATTTCGTTCAGCCAAGATGCGAAAGAATTTTTACTAACTCAGCCCAATGGCATCTTCAAAGCCCTCAAAAAGAAAGCATAA